Sequence from the Neptunomonas japonica JAMM 1380 genome:
GTGAGTGCTGGCTAAACACTGAACAAAAATGTTACAACTTTGATCTGTTTTGTTATTGTGAGAGTGGCTGTAATACAACCAAAATAAGTGCATCTACTTATTCTTTGTTGAACGATGTGCTTAGTTACCGAAGCACGTCGTTTTTAGAAGGACACAATAAAAACAACAGGCCTAGACAATGAAAACTAAAATACTCGACCCCTCTCAGAATGCCCATCAATCTCCGTTACTGATTAAAAGCTTACTGCTCTCTGGTCAGCGATACGAACCAAATCACGAAATTGTCTATAGTGATGTTTTGCGTTATGACTATAAAACGCTTAACCAGCGTATCTGTAAGTTAGCTAATGTATTAACAGAAGCTGGAGTGCAGGCAGGCGATACGGTGGCAGTGATGGATTGGGATAGCCATCGTTATTTAGAGGCTTATTTTGCGGTGCCCATGATTGGTGCGGTATTACATCATGTGAATGTACGTTTGAGTCTTGATCAGATCATCTACACGATGGATCATGCCGAAGATAACTATGTGTTGGTACATGATGACTTTCTCATTTTAGCTGAGCAGTTTGGCGAGCAAATTCCAAGTGTGCGTGGTTACGTGCAGTTATCAGATAAGGCAAATGCTGCACAAACTAGTTTAAATACCTTGGGTGAGTATGAGGCATTGTTGGCTAGCGCATCTGCTCAGTATGATTTCCCAGATTTTGATGAGAACTCAATAGCGACTACTTTTTATACTACCGGTACTACGGGGAATCCAAAAGGCGTTTACTTTTCGCACCGCCAGCTCGTGTTACATACATTGAATATGGCTGCGACGTTAGGCTGTTACGAAGGTCAGCCTTTGTTGCGCTCAAACGATGTCTATATGCCGATGACACCGATGTTCCATGTGCATGCGTGGGGTGTTCCTTACACGGCAACCATGCTAGGTATTAAGCAAGTGTATCCGGGCCGCTATGAACCAAATAAGCTGGTTGAGCTGTTTGCCAAAGAGAAGGTGACTTTTTCGCATGGTGTCCCCACAGTCTTACAGATGATTCTTGATAGTGATGCCGCTAAAACGACCGACTTAACGGGTTGGAAAATGCTTACTGGCGGTAGTGCGCCAACCTTGGGTATGGCGAAGCATATGGCAGAACGGGGCATTGAGTTTTTCACCGCTTATGGTATGTCTGAAACCTGCCCACTATTAACGGCGACCTATTTACATCATGATGATCTTGCTCAACCCATGGAAGAGCAAATGTCTGAGAGGATTAAAACCGGTGTGCCAGTTGGCTTGGTTGATCTGCGCATTGTAGACCCGGCGGGTAACGAGGTTATCCATGATGGAGAAGCGATGGGTGAGGTTGTAGTACGTGCACCGTGGTTAACACAGGGCTATTACAAAGAACCCGAAAAAAGTGATGAGCTCTGGGAAAACGGCTGGTTACATACCGGAGATGTGGCTTCTATATCACCTGATGGTACGTTAGAGATTAAAGACCGTATTAAGGATGTGATTAAGACCGGTGGTGAGTGGATCTCTTCTCTAGAATTAGAAAATCTGATTAGCCAAAGTGAAGCGGTGAATCAGGTCGCTGTTGTAGGTGTACCCGATGTACGTTGGGGGGAGCGTCCGTTTGCGATGATTGTTCCTGCAGAAGGTCACTCAATTGATGCGGAGGATATTCATAAGCATCTTCAGCAATATGTGGCGAGTGGCCAAATTGCTAAGTGGGCTATTCCTGAGCGTGTCAGTATTGTTGACGAGATACCTAAAACCAGTGTTGGTAAGATCAATAAGAAATTGATTCGTGATCAAGTCGATAACTAATTAAATGCAAACTATTTAAGCGCTTCATAAAGCCAGTTAATTGTAATAGTTATTTTTTACTTCCTCTCAAGCGCGTTTTACGCGCTTGTTTTTTATCAGCCTTGATAAAAATCATAGATGAATAGAATGCGGTTTATCGTTAAATTTATTCATGACTTTTGATGTTGACCCCACAGGTTCATCTCCCTAGAATGCACACAGTTTTTGGTAATCCTGTTTTAAATCGGGATTTTAAACGGGAAGTTGGTGCGTTCAGCTTTAGCAAGCAAAGCCAACACTGCCCCCGCAACGGTAATCGAGTTAAGGCATTACAAAAGCCACTGTGTCATACATGGGAAGGCGTAATGTTGGGATAATTATCCTCTCGTAAGTCCGGAGACCGGCCACAAACATTACTCAGTCGGCATAGCGGAGGGCTAATGCAACGGTGCACATTCTTGTCGTTTCAGTTCTAGCTTGCTAGTGCCTGCTTTGCGGTTGTCGTGTTTCTGTTCATTCCTGCTCGTTAATGCCATTAATTTTATTGGCGTGCGGCGGGCACGTACAGGACACCATCTGAACCATGAAAAAACTTTCCAACACCGTTTTAGCAACGGCGTGCTGTTATTCCTCTTTGGTTGCAGCCCAAACAACCAATCTTAATGAAATATTAGTAACAGCTTCTCGTACTGCTCAGTCTGTTGATGAAACGCTGGCTTCAGTTACCTTAATAACACGTAAAGATATTGAGCGTTCACAAGCAATTACAGTGGCTGATATTTTACAAAAAACTCCCGGTGTAATGATTACCAACAGAGGTGGTATTGGTAAATCCAGTAGTATTTTCCTACGCGGCACATCGTCTAAAAATTCATTGATTGTGATTGATGGTATCCGTGTTGGTTCAGCTACGCTAGGGCAAGTAAGTGTTGAGGAACTTAATCTTAGTCAGATTGAACGTATTGAGATTGTTCGTGGACCACGTTCATCTTTGTATGGTTCGGATGCTGCCGGTGGCGTTATCCAAATTTTCACACGCCGTGGTGCGGGTAGGCTGACGCCTTCTTTTACCATTTCAGCAGGCTCAGATGGTACATCTTTAGCTGAAGTTGGTTTGCAGGGTGGTGATCAAAACCGTTGGTTTAATGTAACTGCATCAGGCATTACGACGGATGGGTTTGATGCAAAAACGACGGGAAATATCGACGATGATGGTTATCACAATCAAGGCTTACATTTACGACTGGGGCAGCGTTTTGATGGAGGCCATGAGCTTGAAGGCTTTTTTTCTATCACTGATTCTGAAAGTGAATATGATGACTTTAGTTCGGATCGAAGCGATACGCTAACTAAAGTCATGGGTGCAAGTGGCACTTTTGCTGTATCTGATATGTGGCTTGTTAATGTGTCTGCAGGTCGAAGCTGGAACAAGACAAAAGCATTTTCTGGTAGCGCATTTAAAAGCCGTCATGAGACAGTACGTGACTCTTTTACTATTCAAAACGATCTGTTAATAAGTGATGATAATCAGCTTATTTTTGGTTTGGACTACATAAACGATCAAATAGACACAAACAATGCTTATGTTGTGACTGATCGCAACAACTGGGCAGGTTTTGCTCAATACCAGCTAACATTAGGCAAATCTGATCTGCAGTTCAGTGCTCGTGTTGATGATAACGAGCAATTTGGTTCCTACACAACAGGCGGTATTGCTTGGGGAATTCCATTAAATAATAACCTCAAGCTGGTTACTTCTTATGGAACCGCTTTTAAAGCACCTTCGTTTAACGATTTGTACTATCCTTCAGATGCCTACGGGGGCGGTAATGCTGATCTTGTACCAGAAGAATCAGACACCTTTGAGTTGAGCTTGAGAGGGAAGTATCAGGACGTTAATTGGCAAGCCTCACTTTATCAAACAACCTTTAAAGACATGATTGCGTGGGCGCCTTCGCCAACGGTTCTATATCCCTACAGATGGTTACCTAGCAATATCAACTCAGCACGCATCCGTGGATTAGAGCTAAGTGCTGATTATCAATGGCAGCAATGGTTGCTGAGCGGTAATCTTTCATTTCTTGATCCTGAAGTCCGTTCAGGTGCTAATAAGGGTAACCGTTTAGCACGTCGAGCTGACAGAATTCTCAATCTTAATCTTGATCGTAATTTTGGTGCACTGACTTTAGGTGCAACATTACATGCTGAAGGTCGTCGTTATACCAGCGATAGTAATACAAGCTCTTTAGAAGGCTTTGGTACTGTCGATCTGCGTGCAACGTATCAGTTAGCACCGGCATGGCAAGTACGCGCCAAGCTAAGCAACTTACTAGATAAGCAGTATCAAACCATTAGTGGTTATAACCAGGCGGGTTCAACTGCCTTGTTTACACTGGCTTATCAACCTCAATAATTCGTGTTAATAAATGTATTTAATTACATTAACTTAACAGCATTAGTTCAACTTACTTAAGAGATATCTGTCATGATGAATATTCAACCACGATCACAATTGATGATCGGTGCATTTTTGATTTTGCTGATGGCAGTGACACGTGGCCATCATTTCGCATCCATCGATCATTTGCCGAGTGCCTCTTGGGCTGTTTTTTTTCTGGCAGGTATCTTCCTTAAGCCGTTATGGTCTTTTCCGTTGCTGATTTTGGAGGCTTTTCTTCTTGATTTTGCAGCAATCACTTTTGGTGGCGTTAGTTCATTTTGCGTAACACCCACTTATATCATGTTGGTTCCTGCTTATGCTTCTATGTGGTGGGCAGGGCGCTGGTATGCCAAACGCCACCAAGAAACATGGGGTAGTTTGTTAACGATGTTTAGTAGCTTAATACTCGGAACCGCTGTTTGTCAGATTATCTCCAGTGGCAGCTTCTATTTTTACTCTGGTCGCTATACAGACCCAACTATGGCTGAAATGCTAAATCGTTTGGTTAAGTACTCGCCTTCGCAGTTTGAAGCCGTATTTTTCTATGTCGGTTGTGCAATTGCTACTTACTTGTTTCTGGGTTGGTTTAACCGAACTCGTCACTCTGGAGCTGAAACTTTATGAGTGATAAACACTTGTCTGATTCATCTGAGTTAACGGAAGAACAGCAGCGAGAAGAACGTTACCTCGCTCGTATGAAACGTAAAAAAGAGATAATAGATCAGTCTATTGCGCGTGCTGATCAAGATCGCGGCGTATGCCTTGTTCATACCGGTAATGGTAAAGGCAAGAGCAGTTCGGCCTTTGGCATGGTTGCACGTGCGTTGGGCCACGATATGCAGGTTGGCGTTGTGCAATTTATTAAAGGTGCTTTCAGTACCGGCGAAGAAGCGTTTTTTAGGCGCTTCCCTGAAGTGCAGTATTACGTGATGGGTGAAGGATTCACGTGGGAAACACAAGATAAAGAGCGTGATATTGCAGCCGCAACTAAAGCATGGAAGCAATCTGAGAAACTTCTCAATGATGAAAATATTACCTTAGTTGTCTTGGATGAACTAAACATTGCGCTTAAATATAAATATGTTGATTTACAACAGGTCATTAAGGCAGTTGAGAGTCGCCCTGTGAATCAACATGTGGTTATTACTGGCCGTGGTGCGCCGCAAGCGTTAATAGATATTGCTGATACCGTAACTGAGATGCAGGTTGTAAAGCATGCTTATCAGGCGGGCATTAAGGCGCAAAAAGGGGTTGAGCTGTGAGCGATCAATTGCTTCAGTCGTCATCTTCTAACAATGCTATTTTATGTCCAGCGCTATTTATTTGTGCACCGGCATCTGGCCAAGGAAAAACCACAGTCACGGCGGCATTAGCGCGATTGCATCGTAACGCTGGGCGTAAAGTCGTGGTTTTTAAAACGGGGCCTGATTTTCTTGACCCTATGATTTTAGAAATTGCCTCAGGTGAACCCGTTAATGCACTCGATTTATGGATGGTAGGTGAGAACCGAAGCCGTGCTTTATTGCATGATGCAGCAAAGCGTGCCGATTTAATATTAATTGAAGGCGTCATGGGCTTGTTTGATGGTAAGCCTTCAGGAGCAGACTTAGCTCGCTTGTTTGGTGTGCCTGTATTGGCTGTTATCGATGGTTCGGCAATGGCGCAAACCTTTGCCGCTATTGCTCACGGCTTAGCGACATTTCAAGATGATATGCCGTTTTCCGGTGTGTTAGCGAACCGTCTTGGTAGCGATCGTCACGCAGAGATTCTGCGTGACAGCTTACCTGAGTCTATTCGCTGGTATGGTGGCATTAAGCGCTCGAAAGATGTTGAACTTCCGAGTAGACACTTAGGCTTACTGCAAAGTAATGAAATTAGTGATCTTGATAAGCGCCTAAATACAGCGGCACAAATGATCTCAACAACAGGGGCAAGTGAGTTGCCACCTGCGATATGCTTTGAAGCAAACCCACTGCCGACAGACACCACTAAAAATAGTGATGATTTGCCAAGGCAGTTAAGTCCTGCTTTGGCTGGTGTTCGTATTGGTATCGCAAAAGATGAAGCATTTTCGTTTATCTACCCAGCAAATATCACATTGTTAAGGCAGTTGGGTGCACAAGTGGTGTTCTTTTCACCATTGGAGGATCAGGCTTTACCCGATGTAGATAGTGTTTACCTACCCGGGGGCTACCCCGAGTTATTTACACAAAAACTTGCTGCTAATGATGCAATGAAACAAGCCATTAAAGCACATGTAGCTGCAAATAAACCTCTTATTGCTGAGTGTGGTGGCATGATCTATCTTGCACAGTCTCTCACTGACCTTAACGGCAATGTTGAACCCATGCTGGGTCTTCTTAAAGGAAAGGTAACAATGCAGCCACGCTTAACCGCTCTGGCTATGCAAAGCGTTGCACTGCCAGAAGGTACACTGCGCGGGCATACTTACCACCATTCATCTTTTGAAACAGACGAAATAGCAGATTACCAAGGCTTGTGTCCTAATTACGCTCGTACTTCTGAAGCCGTGTATAGAAAAGGAAATCTATACGCTAGTTACATTCATCACTATTTCCCGTCAGCAGTGGATGCTTGTATTGCTCTTTTTAAGCCTGAATGATCAGCACCTCCATCTTACTCAGTGTGTTAATCGATTGGTTGGTAGGGGAGCCTAAACGCTGGCATCTGCTCGTGGGTTTTGGTTGGGTCGCGCAAAAAGTGGAAAGCGTACTTAACTTACAAAAAGTTAACTCACAAAAGCTTCGCTCGTTTGCAGTAAACTCAAATGAGCTTTTAGAAGAGCCTTCAACTGAGCTGTTAGTAGATGCACCGGTAGCGAGATCATCTGCAATAAAGCTTAGATTATTAGGCGCGTTAGCTGTTGCTCTTGTGTGTTTGCCTCTTCCGCTTATTTTGTATTTTTGCTTATCTAGTGAGAGGGGGGCATTCGGCATATACACTCTGTTAAACGTGCTCCTTTTATATCTTTCAATAGGGCATCGTAGTTTATGGGATCACATTCAACCCATTGCAGACGCTCTATTTCGTCAAGACGATGCCAGTGCCCGCCACCACACAGCAATGATAGTGAGCCGTGACCCTGAAGCACTTAATATTGAAGTGTCTGCAATTGAATCAGTTCTGGAAAATGGCAGCGATGCAGTTTTTGGTGCCATTTTTTGGTTTGTAATTGCCGGTGGTTCAGGTGCTATATTTTATCGCTTAGTGAACACCTTGGATGCAATGTGGGGCTATCGTACGGAACAGTATTGCCATTTTGGCTATGCTGCTGCAAAGATAGATGATCTGCTTAATTATATACCTGCACGCTGTACGGCGTTGAGTTATGCGCTTTTATCTAACACTAAGAATGCGCTGATGTGCTGGAGTAACCAGGCCGCCGCGCATGCTAGTCCTAATGGCGGACCAGTCATTGCAGCTGGGGCCGGTGGCTTAGGAGTATTGCTGGGCGGTCCTACACGTTACCACGGTGTTTGGCATGATAAACCATTGCTGGGTACTGGGGCAGTTCCCAAAGCAATAGATATCCAACGTGCTATGCGATTAGTTTCACATAGCTTAATACTGTGGATTTGTTTGATTGGTAGTGCCGAGTTTTTATGGTTTGTCTTCATTAATATTGGGGGCAATTTATGAGTGCAATTACTAGTAAGCCATTTCATGGCGGACGTTTACACCATGCTGCCCAGCAGTTCGGTATTCCTATTGAGAGCTGGATTGATCTTTCTACTGGTATTAACCCACACAGCTATCCGCTACCAACAGTCCCTCAAGAGGTGTGGCAAAAATTGCCCGATGCAGATGATAATCTTTTGAGCATAGCAGCTACCTATTATAGATCAGCACACCTGCTTGCTGTCGCTGGCAGCCAGGTTGCGATTGAGGCTCTGCCAAAGTTGAGGTCTCACTCACGTGTGGGAATCTTGTCACCTGCGTATGCTGAATATGCTTACCAATGGAAACGCCAAGGGCATGATGTTCAAGAGCTTAGTATTGAAGAGCTGGATGCTCAGATTGCTAACTTGGATGTAGTGGTTGTCATTCGACCGAATAATCCAACTGCAGAGTTATTATCGCAAGCTCAGCTAAAACACTGGTTAGACATACTTCAGCAAATAAACGGTTGGTTGGTTATCGATGAAGCATTCATTGATGCGATGCCTAACAGTGATAAGTTATCAATGATTACTCAAGACCCCGCATCTGGGTTGGTTGTATTGCGCTCAGTTGGTAAATTTTTTGGCTTAGCCGGTATTCGATTGGGGTTTGTTTGGGCTGAGCCTGCTTTGTTATCTCGGTTAGCACAGCAGCTAACAACTTGGTCTGTATCTAGTGTGGCTCGTTGGGCGGGAGCCGTTTCGTTGCAAGATGATAATTGGCAGTTATTGATGCGACAGCGTTTAGTACAAGACAGCCAACAACTCTGTGCGATGTTAGCTAAGTATGACTTTGAATTTGTATCAACACCTCTCTTTTGTACAGTACAGCTGCCTATTGTTCACAGGAAAACTGGTTTTAGTGTTTATCAGTACTTCGCGGAGCGCGGCATTCTTATTCGTAATTTTGAACATTTACAGGCATTTCGTTTAGGTCTCCCTAAAGATGCTATGGCATGGCGACTGCTTGAAAAGGCGCTAAGTGAGTTAAAGACATGAAAAGCATGGGCACATTGATGGTACAGGGGACAACCTCTGATGCCGGTAAAAGTACATTGGTGGCAGGGCTATGTCGTGTGCTGTGGCGAAAGGGCTTATCGGTAGTGCCTTTTAAACCTCAGAACATGGCGCTAAATAGTGCAGTAACGGCTGATGGCGGAGAGATTGGCCGTGCTCAGGCTGTGCAGGCATATGCTTGTGGTTTAGCGCCGCACATTGATATGAATCCTGTTTTGTTAAAGCCTAACAGCGATACCGGCGCACAGGTGATTATTCATGGCAAACCTCTGAGTAACATGGAGGCAACGGTTTACCATGACTATAAGC
This genomic interval carries:
- a CDS encoding cobyrinate a,c-diamide synthase, producing the protein MSDQLLQSSSSNNAILCPALFICAPASGQGKTTVTAALARLHRNAGRKVVVFKTGPDFLDPMILEIASGEPVNALDLWMVGENRSRALLHDAAKRADLILIEGVMGLFDGKPSGADLARLFGVPVLAVIDGSAMAQTFAAIAHGLATFQDDMPFSGVLANRLGSDRHAEILRDSLPESIRWYGGIKRSKDVELPSRHLGLLQSNEISDLDKRLNTAAQMISTTGASELPPAICFEANPLPTDTTKNSDDLPRQLSPALAGVRIGIAKDEAFSFIYPANITLLRQLGAQVVFFSPLEDQALPDVDSVYLPGGYPELFTQKLAANDAMKQAIKAHVAANKPLIAECGGMIYLAQSLTDLNGNVEPMLGLLKGKVTMQPRLTALAMQSVALPEGTLRGHTYHHSSFETDEIADYQGLCPNYARTSEAVYRKGNLYASYIHHYFPSAVDACIALFKPE
- the cobD gene encoding threonine-phosphate decarboxylase CobD; the encoded protein is MSAITSKPFHGGRLHHAAQQFGIPIESWIDLSTGINPHSYPLPTVPQEVWQKLPDADDNLLSIAATYYRSAHLLAVAGSQVAIEALPKLRSHSRVGILSPAYAEYAYQWKRQGHDVQELSIEELDAQIANLDVVVVIRPNNPTAELLSQAQLKHWLDILQQINGWLVIDEAFIDAMPNSDKLSMITQDPASGLVVLRSVGKFFGLAGIRLGFVWAEPALLSRLAQQLTTWSVSSVARWAGAVSLQDDNWQLLMRQRLVQDSQQLCAMLAKYDFEFVSTPLFCTVQLPIVHRKTGFSVYQYFAERGILIRNFEHLQAFRLGLPKDAMAWRLLEKALSELKT
- a CDS encoding TonB-dependent receptor domain-containing protein, translating into MKKLSNTVLATACCYSSLVAAQTTNLNEILVTASRTAQSVDETLASVTLITRKDIERSQAITVADILQKTPGVMITNRGGIGKSSSIFLRGTSSKNSLIVIDGIRVGSATLGQVSVEELNLSQIERIEIVRGPRSSLYGSDAAGGVIQIFTRRGAGRLTPSFTISAGSDGTSLAEVGLQGGDQNRWFNVTASGITTDGFDAKTTGNIDDDGYHNQGLHLRLGQRFDGGHELEGFFSITDSESEYDDFSSDRSDTLTKVMGASGTFAVSDMWLVNVSAGRSWNKTKAFSGSAFKSRHETVRDSFTIQNDLLISDDNQLIFGLDYINDQIDTNNAYVVTDRNNWAGFAQYQLTLGKSDLQFSARVDDNEQFGSYTTGGIAWGIPLNNNLKLVTSYGTAFKAPSFNDLYYPSDAYGGGNADLVPEESDTFELSLRGKYQDVNWQASLYQTTFKDMIAWAPSPTVLYPYRWLPSNINSARIRGLELSADYQWQQWLLSGNLSFLDPEVRSGANKGNRLARRADRILNLNLDRNFGALTLGATLHAEGRRYTSDSNTSSLEGFGTVDLRATYQLAPAWQVRAKLSNLLDKQYQTISGYNQAGSTALFTLAYQPQ
- the cobO gene encoding cob(I)yrinic acid a,c-diamide adenosyltransferase — its product is MSDKHLSDSSELTEEQQREERYLARMKRKKEIIDQSIARADQDRGVCLVHTGNGKGKSSSAFGMVARALGHDMQVGVVQFIKGAFSTGEEAFFRRFPEVQYYVMGEGFTWETQDKERDIAAATKAWKQSEKLLNDENITLVVLDELNIALKYKYVDLQQVIKAVESRPVNQHVVITGRGAPQALIDIADTVTEMQVVKHAYQAGIKAQKGVEL
- a CDS encoding fatty acid--CoA ligase — translated: MKTKILDPSQNAHQSPLLIKSLLLSGQRYEPNHEIVYSDVLRYDYKTLNQRICKLANVLTEAGVQAGDTVAVMDWDSHRYLEAYFAVPMIGAVLHHVNVRLSLDQIIYTMDHAEDNYVLVHDDFLILAEQFGEQIPSVRGYVQLSDKANAAQTSLNTLGEYEALLASASAQYDFPDFDENSIATTFYTTGTTGNPKGVYFSHRQLVLHTLNMAATLGCYEGQPLLRSNDVYMPMTPMFHVHAWGVPYTATMLGIKQVYPGRYEPNKLVELFAKEKVTFSHGVPTVLQMILDSDAAKTTDLTGWKMLTGGSAPTLGMAKHMAERGIEFFTAYGMSETCPLLTATYLHHDDLAQPMEEQMSERIKTGVPVGLVDLRIVDPAGNEVIHDGEAMGEVVVRAPWLTQGYYKEPEKSDELWENGWLHTGDVASISPDGTLEIKDRIKDVIKTGGEWISSLELENLISQSEAVNQVAVVGVPDVRWGERPFAMIVPAEGHSIDAEDIHKHLQQYVASGQIAKWAIPERVSIVDEIPKTSVGKINKKLIRDQVDN
- a CDS encoding CobD/CbiB family cobalamin biosynthesis protein, which gives rise to MISTSILLSVLIDWLVGEPKRWHLLVGFGWVAQKVESVLNLQKVNSQKLRSFAVNSNELLEEPSTELLVDAPVARSSAIKLRLLGALAVALVCLPLPLILYFCLSSERGAFGIYTLLNVLLLYLSIGHRSLWDHIQPIADALFRQDDASARHHTAMIVSRDPEALNIEVSAIESVLENGSDAVFGAIFWFVIAGGSGAIFYRLVNTLDAMWGYRTEQYCHFGYAAAKIDDLLNYIPARCTALSYALLSNTKNALMCWSNQAAAHASPNGGPVIAAGAGGLGVLLGGPTRYHGVWHDKPLLGTGAVPKAIDIQRAMRLVSHSLILWICLIGSAEFLWFVFINIGGNL